The Kluyvera intermedia genome window below encodes:
- the phnC gene encoding phosphonate ABC transporter ATP-binding protein, translated as MQTIIRVEKLNKTFNQHQVLHAIDLNVHAGEMVALLGPSGSGKSTLLRHLSGLIVGDKTPECHVELLGKTVQKAGRLARDIRKSRAHTGYIFQQFNLVNRLSVLENVLIGALGSTPFWRTCFNWFSREQKQRALQALTRVGMAHMAHQRVSTLSGGQQQRVAIARALMQQAKVILADEPIASLDPESARIVMDTLRDINQTDGITVVVTLHQVDYALRYCERIVALRQGHVFYDGSSQQFDNERFDHLYRSINRVEENAQAA; from the coding sequence ATGCAAACGATCATTCGCGTTGAAAAGCTCAACAAGACGTTCAATCAGCATCAGGTGCTGCACGCCATCGACCTGAACGTACACGCCGGTGAGATGGTCGCTCTGCTTGGGCCGTCCGGTTCTGGCAAATCCACCCTCTTACGCCATCTGAGCGGCCTGATTGTTGGCGATAAAACGCCGGAGTGCCACGTCGAGTTATTGGGCAAGACGGTGCAAAAGGCAGGCCGTCTGGCACGCGATATTCGCAAAAGCCGCGCCCACACTGGCTACATCTTCCAGCAGTTCAACCTGGTCAACCGCCTGAGCGTGCTGGAGAACGTGTTGATTGGCGCGCTCGGCAGCACGCCGTTCTGGCGTACCTGTTTTAACTGGTTCAGCCGCGAGCAAAAGCAGCGAGCATTGCAGGCATTGACCCGCGTGGGTATGGCACACATGGCCCACCAGCGTGTTTCAACTCTCTCCGGCGGCCAGCAGCAGCGCGTGGCAATTGCCCGGGCGCTGATGCAGCAGGCGAAGGTGATTCTGGCCGATGAACCGATTGCCTCACTGGACCCGGAATCAGCGCGCATCGTGATGGACACCCTGCGCGACATCAACCAGACCGATGGCATCACCGTGGTGGTGACGCTGCACCAGGTCGACTATGCGCTGCGCTACTGCGAACGCATCGTCGCGCTGCGTCAGGGACATGTGTTCTACGACGGTAGCAGCCAACAGTTTGATAACGAACGTTTTGACCATCTCTACCGCAGCATTAACCGCGTCGAAGAGAACGCGCAGGCTGCCTGA
- the phnD gene encoding phosphonate ABC transporter substrate-binding protein encodes MSYKTVAALAFTSLFSLSTLFAPAHAEEQEKALNFGIISTESQQNLKPQWEPFLKDMEKSLGVKVNAFFAPDYAGIIQGMRFNKVDIAWYGNLSAMEAVDRANGQVFAQTVAADGSPGYWSVLIVNKDSPINNLNDLLAKRKELTFGNGDPNSTSGFLVPGYYVFAKNNISASDFKRTVNASHETNALAVANKQVDVATNNTENLDKLKTSAPEKLKALKVIWKSPLIPGDPIVWRKNLSEETKDKIYKFFMGYGKTPEEKAVLERLGWAPFRASSDLQLLPIRQLTLFKEMQTVKGNSTLNEGEKATKTADIQARLNDLDRTTAAIGAMTSVSKAVQ; translated from the coding sequence ATGAGCTATAAAACGGTTGCCGCGCTGGCCTTTACCAGCCTGTTTAGCCTCAGCACCCTGTTTGCCCCGGCACACGCCGAAGAGCAGGAAAAAGCGCTGAACTTCGGCATTATTTCGACGGAATCACAGCAGAATTTAAAGCCGCAATGGGAACCGTTCCTGAAGGACATGGAAAAGTCGCTGGGTGTAAAGGTTAACGCCTTCTTCGCGCCAGACTATGCCGGGATCATCCAGGGCATGCGTTTTAATAAAGTGGATATCGCCTGGTACGGCAACCTCTCGGCGATGGAAGCGGTGGATCGTGCTAACGGCCAGGTGTTTGCCCAGACCGTCGCCGCCGACGGCTCCCCGGGTTACTGGAGTGTGCTGATCGTCAACAAAGACAGCCCAATCAATAACCTTAACGACCTGCTCGCCAAACGCAAAGAACTCACTTTCGGCAACGGCGACCCGAACTCCACCTCAGGTTTCCTCGTCCCGGGTTACTACGTCTTCGCCAAAAACAATATCTCCGCCAGCGACTTCAAACGCACGGTCAACGCCAGTCACGAAACCAACGCGCTGGCGGTTGCTAATAAGCAGGTCGATGTGGCGACCAATAACACCGAAAACCTCGACAAGCTGAAGACTTCCGCACCAGAGAAATTGAAAGCGCTGAAGGTTATCTGGAAATCCCCTCTGATCCCGGGCGACCCGATTGTGTGGCGTAAGAATCTGTCCGAAGAGACCAAGGACAAGATCTACAAATTCTTTATGGGCTACGGCAAAACGCCGGAAGAAAAAGCGGTGCTGGAACGTTTGGGCTGGGCACCGTTCCGCGCCTCCAGCGACCTGCAGTTGCTGCCGATTCGTCAGCTGACGCTGTTTAAAGAGATGCAGACGGTGAAGGGCAACAGCACGCTGAACGAGGGCGAAAAGGCCACGAAGACCGCCGATATCCAGGCGCGGTTGAACGACCTTGACCGCACGACGGCGGCGATTGGTGCGATGACGTCCGTGAGCAAAGCAGTGCAGTGA
- the phnE gene encoding phosphonate ABC transporter, permease protein PhnE — MQHTITVPPPKRSWFSLISWAILLAVLVVSWEGAEMNPVTLFTDAGNMATFAADFFPPDFSQWQDYLKEMAVTLQIAVWGTALAVVLSIPFGLMSAENLVPWWVYQPMRRLMDACRAINEMVFAMLFVVAVGLGPFAGVMALFIHTTGVLSKLLSEAVEAIEPGPVEGIRATGANKIEEIIYGVLPQVMPLLISYSLYRFESNVRSATVVGMVGAGGIGVTLWEAIRGFQFQQTCALMVLIIVTVSLLDFLSQRLRKHFI, encoded by the coding sequence ATGCAACATACCATTACCGTTCCCCCACCCAAGCGCAGCTGGTTCTCGCTGATCAGCTGGGCCATCCTGCTCGCGGTGCTCGTCGTCTCCTGGGAAGGGGCGGAAATGAATCCGGTAACCCTGTTCACCGACGCGGGCAACATGGCGACCTTCGCCGCCGACTTCTTCCCGCCGGACTTTAGCCAGTGGCAGGACTACCTCAAAGAGATGGCCGTAACCCTGCAAATCGCCGTCTGGGGTACTGCTCTCGCCGTCGTTCTCTCCATTCCCTTTGGCCTGATGAGCGCCGAAAATCTGGTGCCGTGGTGGGTTTACCAACCGATGCGCCGCCTGATGGACGCCTGCCGCGCCATTAACGAAATGGTTTTCGCCATGCTGTTCGTCGTCGCCGTCGGTTTAGGCCCATTCGCCGGGGTGATGGCGCTGTTCATCCATACCACCGGGGTACTGTCTAAGCTGCTGTCTGAAGCAGTAGAAGCCATTGAACCCGGCCCGGTTGAAGGGATTCGCGCCACCGGCGCCAACAAAATTGAAGAAATTATCTACGGCGTCCTGCCGCAGGTGATGCCGCTTTTAATCTCCTATTCGCTGTACCGTTTTGAGTCCAACGTCCGCTCCGCCACGGTGGTCGGCATGGTGGGCGCAGGCGGGATTGGCGTGACGTTATGGGAAGCGATTCGCGGCTTTCAATTCCAGCAAACCTGCGCATTGATGGTGCTTATCATCGTCACCGTCAGCCTGCTGGATTTTCTATCACAGCGTTTGCGTAAGCACTTTATCTGA
- the phnF gene encoding phosphonate metabolism transcriptional regulator PhnF, with product MHLSTHPTSYPTRYQEIAAHLEQELRQNYRCGDYLPAEHQLAARFEVNRHTLRRAIDQLVEKGWVQRRQGIGVLVLMRPFDYPLNAQARFSQNLLDQGSHPTSEKLLSVLRPASGHIADALGITEGDNVIHLRTLRRVNGVALCLIDHYFADLTLWPQLQSFSSGSLHDFLREQSGIALKRSQTRISARRAQAKESQRLEIPNMAPLLCVRTLNHREGDDQVMEYSVSLTRADMIEFIMEH from the coding sequence ATGCACCTGTCTACACATCCGACCAGTTATCCCACACGTTATCAAGAGATTGCCGCTCACCTGGAACAAGAGCTGCGTCAGAACTACCGCTGCGGCGACTATCTGCCCGCCGAGCATCAGCTGGCGGCGCGCTTTGAAGTGAACCGTCACACCCTGCGCCGCGCTATCGACCAGTTGGTCGAAAAAGGCTGGGTGCAGCGCCGTCAAGGCATCGGCGTACTGGTGCTGATGCGCCCGTTCGACTACCCGCTCAATGCACAGGCACGCTTTAGCCAGAACCTGCTCGATCAGGGCAGCCATCCCACCAGCGAGAAGCTGCTGTCGGTGCTGCGTCCGGCCTCCGGGCATATCGCCGACGCGCTGGGGATTACCGAGGGCGACAACGTTATCCACCTGCGCACCCTGCGCCGGGTCAACGGCGTGGCGCTGTGCCTTATCGACCACTACTTTGCTGACCTCACCCTGTGGCCGCAACTGCAAAGTTTCAGCAGCGGTTCACTGCATGACTTCCTGCGCGAACAGTCCGGTATTGCGCTCAAACGCAGCCAGACCCGTATCAGCGCACGCCGGGCGCAGGCCAAAGAGAGCCAGCGGCTGGAAATCCCCAACATGGCGCCGCTTCTGTGCGTGCGCACCCTGAACCACCGTGAAGGCGATGATCAGGTGATGGAGTACTCCGTCAGCCTGACTCGCGCCGACATGATTGAATTTATTATGGAGCACTGA
- the phnG gene encoding phosphonate C-P lyase system protein PhnG has translation MHATIAHRQHWMSVLSHSDPASLAEKMVALNITAEYDVIRAPETGLAQLQGRMGGIGDRFFAGDATLTRAAVRLGDGTLGYSWILGRDKSHAERCALLDALLQQPTHYQTLLETLITPLEADRTARIAARQAEINASRVDFFTLVRGDNA, from the coding sequence ATGCACGCCACTATTGCTCACCGTCAGCACTGGATGTCGGTGCTGTCCCATAGCGATCCCGCAAGCCTCGCAGAAAAAATGGTCGCCCTGAATATCACCGCCGAATACGACGTCATTCGTGCGCCAGAAACCGGACTGGCTCAGCTTCAGGGCCGAATGGGCGGCATTGGCGATCGTTTTTTTGCCGGTGACGCCACCTTGACCCGCGCTGCCGTGCGCCTCGGCGACGGCACGCTGGGCTACAGCTGGATCCTCGGACGCGACAAATCGCATGCCGAACGCTGCGCGCTGCTCGATGCCCTACTCCAGCAGCCGACTCACTATCAAACCTTACTTGAAACCCTGATTACCCCGCTGGAAGCCGACCGCACGGCACGCATTGCCGCGCGTCAGGCTGAAATCAACGCCAGCCGGGTCGACTTCTTTACGCTGGTTCGCGGAGATAACGCATGA
- the phnH gene encoding phosphonate C-P lyase system protein PhnH — protein MTLETAFSFPVQDAQHSFRRLLKAMSEPGVIVALHQLKHGWQPLNVATTSVLLTLADNDTPVWLAGALHNDIVSQSLRFHTNAPLVEQPQQATFAVSNDTISREQLDALCAGSAVAPETSATLIVQVASLSGGRMLRLTGAGIAEERMIAPQLPDCILHELTERPHPFPLGVDLILTCGERLLAIPRTTHVEVC, from the coding sequence ATGACCCTGGAAACCGCTTTTTCATTTCCCGTGCAGGATGCCCAGCACAGCTTTCGTCGCCTGTTAAAAGCGATGAGCGAGCCGGGCGTGATTGTCGCACTGCATCAACTCAAACATGGCTGGCAGCCGCTGAACGTCGCCACCACCAGCGTGCTGCTGACGCTCGCCGATAACGACACGCCGGTGTGGCTGGCAGGCGCGCTGCATAACGATATCGTCAGCCAGAGCCTGCGTTTTCACACCAACGCACCGCTGGTGGAACAGCCGCAGCAGGCCACTTTCGCAGTATCCAATGACACCATCAGCCGTGAGCAACTCGACGCGCTGTGCGCCGGCAGCGCCGTTGCGCCGGAAACCAGCGCCACGCTGATAGTCCAGGTCGCCAGCCTCAGCGGTGGCCGCATGTTGCGTCTGACCGGTGCGGGCATCGCCGAGGAACGGATGATCGCCCCGCAGCTACCGGACTGCATCCTGCATGAATTGACCGAACGCCCGCACCCGTTCCCGCTCGGTGTCGATCTGATCCTCACCTGCGGCGAGCGGCTGTTAGCCATTCCGCGCACCACTCACGTAGAGGTTTGCTGA
- a CDS encoding carbon-phosphorus lyase complex subunit PhnI, which produces MYVAVKGGEKAIEAAHQLQESRRRGDTALPELSVAQIENQLNLAVDRVMTEGGIADRELAALALKQASGDNVEAIFLLRAYRTTLPKLAVSEPLDTRKMRLERRISAVYKDVPGGQLLGPTYDYTHRLLDFTLLANGEAPALKTEDGEHAPAPHVFSLLENQGLANAEAYHGTLPDDITRTPPVYPCSRSSRLQQLMRGDEGYLLALAYSTQRGYGRNHPFAGEIRSGYLDVEIVPEELGFAVNVGELLMTECEMVNGFVDPADAPPHFTRGYGLVFGMSERKAMAMALIDRALQAPEYGEHAIGPAQDEEFVLAHADNVEAAGFVSHLKLPHYVDFQAELELLKRLQREQNHG; this is translated from the coding sequence ATGTACGTTGCCGTCAAAGGGGGCGAGAAGGCGATTGAAGCCGCTCACCAGCTCCAGGAAAGCCGACGCCGGGGCGATACCGCGCTACCGGAACTCTCCGTCGCCCAGATAGAAAACCAGCTGAATCTGGCAGTTGACCGGGTGATGACCGAAGGCGGCATTGCCGACCGCGAACTGGCGGCACTGGCGTTAAAGCAGGCCAGCGGCGATAACGTCGAAGCTATTTTTCTGCTGCGCGCCTACCGTACCACGCTGCCAAAGCTGGCGGTAAGCGAGCCGCTCGACACCCGTAAAATGCGCCTTGAGCGGCGTATCTCTGCGGTCTACAAAGATGTGCCTGGCGGGCAACTGCTTGGCCCCACCTACGATTACACTCACCGTCTGCTGGATTTCACACTGCTGGCAAACGGTGAAGCCCCAGCGCTGAAAACCGAAGACGGCGAGCACGCGCCCGCGCCGCATGTGTTCAGCTTGCTGGAAAATCAGGGTCTGGCAAACGCCGAAGCCTACCACGGCACCCTGCCTGACGACATTACCCGCACGCCACCGGTTTACCCGTGCTCACGCTCGTCCCGCTTGCAACAGCTAATGCGCGGCGATGAGGGCTATCTGCTGGCGCTGGCCTACTCCACCCAGCGCGGCTACGGACGTAATCACCCGTTTGCCGGGGAAATTCGCAGTGGCTATCTCGACGTGGAAATTGTGCCTGAGGAGCTGGGTTTTGCGGTGAACGTCGGCGAACTGCTGATGACCGAGTGCGAAATGGTCAACGGTTTCGTCGACCCCGCGGACGCACCGCCGCACTTCACCCGTGGCTACGGCCTGGTGTTCGGCATGAGCGAGCGCAAAGCGATGGCGATGGCGTTGATCGACCGCGCGTTACAGGCCCCGGAATACGGCGAGCATGCTATCGGCCCGGCACAGGATGAAGAGTTCGTGCTGGCGCACGCTGACAACGTTGAGGCCGCAGGCTTTGTCTCGCACCTCAAACTCCCTCACTACGTCGATTTCCAGGCCGAACTGGAACTGTTAAAACGCCTGCAACGGGAGCAGAACCATGGCTAA
- the phnJ gene encoding alpha-D-ribose 1-methylphosphonate 5-phosphate C-P-lyase PhnJ — MANLSGYNFAYLDEQTKRMIRRAIMKAVAIPGYQVPFGGREMPMPYGWGTGGIQLTASVIGESDVLKVIDQGADDTTNAVSIRNFFQRVTGVHTTDATCDATLIQTRHRIPETPLVEDQILIFQVPIPEPLRFIEPRETETRTMHALEEYGVMQVKLYEDIARFGHIATTYAYPVKVNDRYVMDPSPIPKFDNPKMDMMPALQLFGAGREKRIYAVPPYTRVESLDFDDHPFTVQRWDEPCAICGSTHSYLDEVVLDDSGNRMFVCSDTDYCRQQSEAKKA; from the coding sequence ATGGCTAATCTCAGCGGCTATAACTTTGCCTATCTTGATGAGCAGACCAAGCGCATGATTCGTCGCGCGATCATGAAAGCGGTGGCGATCCCCGGCTATCAGGTGCCGTTCGGCGGCCGTGAAATGCCGATGCCTTACGGCTGGGGCACCGGTGGGATCCAACTAACTGCTAGCGTGATCGGCGAATCTGACGTGCTGAAAGTCATCGATCAGGGCGCGGATGACACCACCAACGCCGTGTCGATCCGCAACTTCTTCCAGCGCGTGACCGGCGTTCACACCACCGACGCGACCTGTGACGCGACGCTTATTCAGACCCGCCATCGGATCCCGGAAACACCGCTGGTTGAGGATCAGATCCTTATCTTCCAGGTACCGATCCCTGAACCGCTGCGCTTTATCGAGCCGCGTGAAACCGAAACCCGCACCATGCACGCGCTGGAAGAGTACGGCGTGATGCAGGTGAAGCTGTATGAAGATATCGCCCGCTTCGGCCATATCGCCACCACCTACGCCTATCCGGTGAAGGTCAACGACCGCTATGTGATGGACCCGTCGCCGATCCCGAAATTTGATAACCCGAAGATGGACATGATGCCCGCGCTTCAGTTGTTTGGCGCCGGGCGCGAAAAACGCATCTACGCCGTACCGCCGTATACCCGCGTAGAGAGTCTCGATTTCGACGACCATCCGTTTACCGTGCAGCGCTGGGACGAGCCGTGCGCCATCTGCGGATCGACCCATAGCTATCTTGATGAAGTGGTACTGGATGATAGCGGCAACCGGATGTTTGTCTGCTCCGATACCGACTACTGCCGCCAACAGAGCGAGGCAAAAAAAGCATGA
- the phnK gene encoding phosphonate C-P lyase system protein PhnK produces the protein MTQPLLSVDRLTHLYAPGKGFSDVSFDLWPGEVLGIVGESGSGKTTLLKSISARLTPQEGVIRYQDSSLYAMSEAERRRLLRTEWGVVHQHPMDGLRRQVSAGGNIGERLMATGARHYGDIRATAQRWLEEVEIPASRIDDLPTTFSGGMQQRLQIARNLVTHPKLVFMDEPTGGLDVSVQARLLDLLRSLVVELNLAVVIVTHDLGVARLLADRLLVMKQGQVVESGLTDRVLDDPHHPYTQLLVSSVLQN, from the coding sequence ATGACTCAACCATTACTCTCCGTTGACCGCCTGACCCATCTGTATGCGCCGGGGAAGGGGTTTAGCGATGTCTCCTTTGATTTGTGGCCGGGCGAGGTGCTGGGGATCGTGGGCGAGTCCGGTTCCGGCAAAACCACGTTGCTGAAGTCTATTTCCGCACGGCTGACGCCGCAGGAAGGCGTAATCCGCTATCAGGACAGTTCGCTGTATGCCATGAGCGAGGCCGAGCGTCGTCGCCTGTTACGCACCGAATGGGGCGTGGTGCATCAGCATCCAATGGACGGCCTGCGCCGTCAGGTGTCTGCGGGCGGTAATATCGGCGAACGGCTGATGGCGACCGGCGCGCGGCACTATGGTGATATTCGCGCTACCGCCCAGCGCTGGCTGGAAGAGGTCGAAATTCCAGCCTCGCGTATTGATGACCTGCCGACCACATTCTCCGGCGGAATGCAGCAGCGTTTGCAGATTGCCCGCAACCTGGTGACCCATCCGAAGCTGGTGTTTATGGACGAGCCAACCGGCGGGCTGGACGTGTCGGTGCAGGCACGCCTGCTCGACCTGCTGCGCAGCCTGGTGGTGGAGCTGAACCTGGCGGTGGTGATTGTCACCCATGATTTGGGCGTCGCGCGCCTGCTAGCTGACCGGTTGCTGGTGATGAAGCAAGGTCAGGTGGTGGAAAGTGGGTTAACCGACCGGGTACTCGACGATCCGCATCATCCGTACACGCAGTTGTTGGTGTCGTCGGTGTTGCAGAATTAA
- the phnL gene encoding phosphonate C-P lyase system protein PhnL, translating to MIRVENVSKTFVLHQQNGVQLPVLRDASLTVKAGECVVLHGHSGSGKSTLLRSLYANYLPDEGHIHIKHGGEWVDLVCAPARKVVEVRKTTVGWVSQFLRVIPRISTLDVVMQPLLNTGVPREACAAKAARLLTRLNVPEHLWHLAPSTFSGGEQQRVNIARGFIVDYPILLLDEPTASLDAKNSAAVVSLINEAKAHGAAIVGIFHDEVVRNQVADRLHPMGIPA from the coding sequence GTGATCCGCGTTGAAAACGTCAGTAAAACCTTCGTTCTGCACCAACAAAACGGCGTCCAGCTCCCGGTACTGCGCGATGCCTCGCTTACGGTCAAGGCCGGTGAATGCGTGGTGCTGCACGGCCACTCAGGCAGTGGGAAATCCACCCTGCTGCGCTCGCTGTACGCCAACTATCTGCCGGACGAAGGGCATATCCACATTAAACACGGCGGCGAATGGGTGGATTTAGTCTGCGCCCCGGCGCGCAAAGTGGTGGAAGTGCGCAAAACCACCGTCGGCTGGGTGAGTCAGTTCCTGCGCGTCATCCCGCGCATTTCCACGCTCGACGTGGTGATGCAGCCGCTGCTCAACACCGGCGTACCGCGTGAAGCCTGTGCCGCCAAAGCCGCCAGGCTGCTGACCCGCCTGAATGTCCCTGAACATTTATGGCACCTTGCCCCATCAACCTTTTCCGGCGGCGAACAACAGCGCGTCAACATCGCCCGTGGCTTTATCGTCGACTACCCGATTTTGCTGCTCGACGAACCCACTGCCTCGCTGGATGCCAAAAACAGCGCGGCGGTTGTCAGTCTGATTAACGAAGCCAAAGCCCACGGTGCGGCCATCGTCGGCATTTTTCACGACGAAGTCGTCCGCAACCAGGTCGCCGACCGCCTTCATCCAATGGGTATTCCTGCATGA
- the phnM gene encoding alpha-D-ribose 1-methylphosphonate 5-triphosphate diphosphatase — MIINNVKLVLDNDVVHGSLEVQDGEIRAFADSQSRLPQAMDGEGGWLLPGLIELHTDNLDKFFTPRPKVDWPAHSAMSSHDALMVASGITTVLDAVAIGDVRDGGDRLENLEKMINAVEETQKRGLNRAEHRLHLRCELPHHTTLPLFEKLVSRDPVSLVSLMDHSPGQRQFANREKYREYYQGKYSLTDAQMQQYEAEQLQLAARWSQPNRTAIAGLCRERQIALASHDDATHDHVVESHLLGSVIAEFPTTFEAAEASRRHGMNVLMGAPNIVRGGSHSGNVAAHQLAELGLLDILSSDYYPASLLDAAFRVADDENNAFTLSQAVNLVTRNPARALSLHDRGVIGEGKRADLVLAHRKGDHVHIDHVWRQGKRVF; from the coding sequence ATGATTATCAATAACGTCAAACTGGTGCTCGATAACGATGTGGTTCATGGCTCGCTTGAGGTGCAGGACGGTGAAATCCGTGCCTTTGCCGACAGTCAGAGTCGCCTTCCACAAGCAATGGACGGCGAAGGCGGCTGGCTGCTGCCGGGGCTGATTGAGCTGCATACCGATAATCTGGATAAATTCTTCACCCCGCGTCCAAAGGTTGACTGGCCTGCCCATTCGGCGATGAGCAGCCACGACGCGCTGATGGTCGCCAGCGGTATCACCACCGTGCTGGATGCGGTGGCGATTGGCGATGTGCGCGATGGCGGCGACCGTCTGGAAAATCTGGAGAAGATGATTAACGCCGTGGAAGAGACGCAAAAGCGCGGACTCAACCGCGCCGAACACCGCCTGCATCTGCGTTGCGAACTTCCGCACCACACCACGCTGCCGCTGTTTGAAAAACTGGTCAGCCGCGACCCGGTGTCGCTGGTATCATTGATGGATCATTCGCCGGGCCAGCGTCAGTTCGCCAACCGCGAGAAGTACCGGGAATATTATCAAGGTAAGTACTCACTTACCGATGCACAGATGCAGCAGTATGAAGCAGAACAGCTTCAGCTTGCAGCACGCTGGTCTCAGCCCAACCGTACCGCCATAGCAGGGCTGTGCCGCGAGCGGCAAATCGCGCTCGCCAGCCACGATGATGCCACGCACGATCACGTGGTTGAATCACATCTCTTAGGCAGCGTGATTGCCGAGTTCCCCACCACCTTTGAAGCCGCAGAAGCCTCGCGTCGCCACGGCATGAACGTGCTGATGGGCGCGCCCAATATCGTGCGTGGCGGCTCGCACTCCGGCAACGTGGCGGCGCATCAACTCGCCGAACTGGGGCTGCTGGATATTCTCTCTTCCGACTACTACCCAGCCAGCTTGCTGGATGCCGCGTTCCGCGTGGCAGATGACGAGAACAATGCTTTTACGCTGTCACAGGCGGTGAATCTGGTGACGCGAAACCCGGCACGGGCGCTGAGTCTGCACGACCGTGGGGTGATTGGTGAGGGCAAACGGGCCGACCTGGTGCTGGCGCACCGCAAAGGCGATCACGTTCATATCGACCACGTCTGGCGTCAGGGAAAAAGGGTGTTCTGA
- the phnN gene encoding ribose 1,5-bisphosphokinase — protein MRGKLVWLMGPSGSGKDSLLEVLRLQEHSDLLVAHRYITRPATAGCENHIALSEQEFFTRAGRNLLALSWHANGLYYGVGVEIDLWLHGGFDVVVNGSRAHLQQAKARYAEALLPVCLQVSPGILRERLQTRGRENGVEIAARLERAARYTPTECHTLNNDGSLLQSVDTLLALMGRKEKSHA, from the coding sequence ATGAGGGGAAAACTTGTCTGGTTAATGGGGCCGTCAGGCTCCGGGAAAGATAGCCTGCTGGAGGTACTCCGCCTGCAGGAACACAGCGATCTGCTGGTCGCGCATCGCTATATCACCCGTCCGGCCACCGCTGGCTGTGAAAACCATATCGCTCTGAGTGAGCAGGAGTTTTTCACCCGTGCCGGGCGCAATCTGCTGGCGTTAAGCTGGCACGCCAACGGGCTGTACTACGGCGTGGGCGTGGAGATTGACCTCTGGCTGCACGGCGGCTTCGACGTGGTGGTTAACGGCTCCCGCGCCCATCTGCAGCAGGCAAAAGCCCGCTACGCTGAGGCGCTGCTGCCGGTCTGTTTACAGGTGTCGCCCGGGATTTTGCGCGAGCGCTTGCAGACTCGCGGCCGTGAAAACGGCGTCGAGATCGCCGCTCGTCTGGAACGTGCCGCACGCTACACGCCAACGGAGTGCCACACGCTCAATAACGACGGAAGTCTGCTACAGTCGGTGGATACACTGCTGGCCCTGATGGGACGAAAGGAGAAAAGCCATGCCTGA
- the phnO gene encoding aminoalkylphosphonate N-acetyltransferase — MPERELRHATFEDVDDVYALMCELKQAEFDRDAFYTGFAANLQDKNLHYQLALLEGYVVGMISLHLQFHLHHANWIGEIQELVVMPKARGSKVGSLLLAWAEETAREAGAEMTELSTSTKRLDAHRFYQREGYAPSHVRFTKAL; from the coding sequence ATGCCTGAGCGTGAACTGCGCCATGCCACCTTTGAAGACGTCGACGACGTCTACGCGTTAATGTGCGAGTTAAAACAGGCCGAATTCGACCGCGATGCCTTTTACACCGGCTTCGCTGCCAATCTGCAGGACAAGAATCTGCATTATCAGTTGGCGCTGCTGGAGGGGTATGTTGTTGGCATGATAAGCCTGCATTTGCAGTTTCATCTGCATCACGCCAACTGGATAGGCGAGATTCAGGAACTGGTGGTGATGCCAAAGGCTCGCGGATCAAAAGTCGGTAGCTTGCTGCTGGCATGGGCGGAAGAGACGGCGCGTGAAGCGGGAGCCGAGATGACCGAACTGTCGACCAGCACCAAACGGCTTGATGCCCACCGTTTCTATCAGCGCGAAGGCTACGCGCCCAGCCACGTCCGCTTTACCAAAGCACTATGA